The nucleotide sequence AAAGTtagttttttatgagacggacggaatatgtgctaatgagcttCCTTCGCTGGAAATCTCTCTCAAACAAGAGGGAACAAACACAACATGATTATCTCAATTTGCTGTCTAACACTTTTTTCAAATTACTAAATGGTATATTTCTTACTAAAACTATTATATAGAGATTGTTTTAAAATCTGAGATAAATCAATTTTTCAAGTTCCAAATAAATGAAACCCAATTAATCAGCATGCCTTAATTGTTTTTTCGTTTTAATATTCATCTTTGTCACTACCGAACggggtagtagtagtagttacGAATGCTTGTTTGAGGAGTAAGTTCACGATTTCGTTCGTATTCCTTCGCCTAAATTTTGATATTCCCTAAACAGCTCGGTCCTGTCGAATTATGAATAAAACTCACAGAAATTTCGCAAATTTCATTTGTAAGCAACGAAATTCGTAGTCTCGCAGATGAATCCACTTACAGCCAGCTTTGCATCTTTTTTGGTCACTCCTAGCTTTGCTTCAGAACGCCGAAGACGATCACTGCCACCAAGAATCAGATCACGGTAGGCTTAAGCAAAGTAATCAAAACTGTTTAAAAATAAAACGAGAATGTTCGTTTCTTGCAACGTGAGCAATGCTTCGCTTGCTCCAAGAGCCAAAATGATCACATCCTGTTCTACCCTACCTAACGCCGCAAAGCAAAGCATTTATTCCATAGTTGTTTGTACCCTTTTCAACCAACACATGAGTCAGCTGCTTCTCTTGTCCCTTCCCTTCCAGCCTACCGACTACTTCTTTTTACTTATCTtgtaagccaaaatttaaattttaaaccttaaatttaaagttgattttagggtttttttattgtagtttatttttcagcctttacttttgattactaagaacacatataaaaaaaatttattcgAACGCAAAATAGGTAGAGCGGTTGACTGGGCCCCCGTGTCGCTCTAGGGACAGGGGGCGACATGGGTGGCGACCACCACCgccttcctccctcctccgcctcgccaccgcccgaGTAGACCACCGGAAACCGCGCGGCtgcgaggaaggcggcggcagggCCTTCCTTCTCCCTCGAGGGCGCAGGTCGGTGCCCACAACCCCGACCAGTTGGGGGTGGCGACGGTGCGGCAGCATCGGCGTCGACGTCGGGGGCGTCAGCGTCGGGGCGTCGGGCTAGGCGCGCGGAGGCGACCGGGTGGGAAGGGAGATGGCAGGCGGCGGGAAAGGTGGAGCAGCGGCAACGACTCTCCCTCGCGTCGCCTCTCCAGATCTAGGCTGGGGGCGTGGTTGGCGCCAGGGCGGCGCGGAGACCGGCAGGCAGGGGCGGCGTCGCGGTGGGCGggcgtcggcagcggcggctcgctCCCGTCGTGGTCGCGGCGCCACCGTCGGCCTCTGTCAAGCGTGTTGGCTTCAGTAATGCTGCGGCGGCGCGCCCTAGCTAGTCATCAACCCCGTACCTGGCTGGATCTAGCCGTCCGCGGCCAGATCCGTCGCCTCCACACCGGATGGCAGCTGGTCGGTGGGGCGGCTGCGTGTGGACTCCAgcaagcgcggcggcggctcgctggCGGCCAGCTCCTGCTCGGCATGGGGCTTCTACTGCCATTGGTGGATCTCGTCGTCGTTGATGGGCGGCGATGTGTGGATGTGGAGTTGGTGGGATGACGACTTGTGCTGGCGTGAAGCAGGAATGGGGCTTGACGTCCGTGACGGTGACTTCTTCATTGTCGGCCGAGTGTTCTCCCTCCCTTCGGTTTCCCCCTTCTTTGGCCGGACCCTTTTCTTGTCGTGGGGAATGCTAGGGGGAGGGTGGAGGCTTCGGCTTACTGTAGAAGTTTACGGCGGATGGATGGCGTTTCGAGGGTGGCAAAGGGTCCGTCTTTGCCGTTGGTTACAATCAAGGTATGATTGCTTGTGAGGCGTTATGGACTATTTTGCGGCCATCGATGTGGGGGTGCTTGTGTGGGTGATGTGAAGATGCTGGCGAAATCCTTGCCGTGCTTTTGGCCGGTTCGACAACGACGGCGTCCGTGGGTGTCGTTTCCCTCCTTGGAGGCATTGTCATGGCGCTCTTTCATATCCCCACAAATCTCCAGGTGAAAACCTTGTTCCGATTttcggacgagcggcggcggcgtcacgcGTCGTGTCCTCCTTGGGGGCGTCGCTTCGGAGAAGTTCCAATGCATCGATGACCGCCGATGGTCCTTTTCGGTTCAAAAGCTTTCATATCTTGTGTTCGGCGAGGCTTCGCCTTCTTGGGTCCGCTTCTTTCTTATGGTGGGCGACATGCTCTTCGGTTGTTTCTGCTGATGAAGTCGAAGCTGCTCGCTGATGGGGGTGCGGCGACGCTTGGCAACGATGACATGTTGCAGTCTCTTCTAAGAAGTTCTGGTGCAGGCCGTGTGAAGGAAGTGGCTCCTCGGTGGCTTGGTTGATGTCTATTGCTAGATGTTGGAGCCCCTTTTCGCTTTGGCGACTTTCGTCTTCAGTGTCGTTGTGGTTGTGAAGTTGGCGCTGCTAGGTAGCTGGGGCGGCTAGCTCGGCAACGATAACACCTCTTCTGTAATGTGAAAGCTGTTGTGTCGCTTTTGTGTTTAGCTTGGTAGCGACGTCCTACGATTGGGCTCCGCCGTCGTTGTTAGTTGTGTAGTGGTGGGTTTGTAATTAACCGTGCAGTTGTATGGTTTTCGGACccggttttccttataaactgggtcaattctcttcttctaaaTATAAAAGTGGAACTAAGTTCCGCCTCAggtttcaaaaggaaaaaattattcacaaattattttttatttgcaaacatGCTGTTTAGCGTATTCACGATGGAGCCGCAATTCAGTCGGCAGCAGCTGTCAGGGTTATTTCCACTTTCCACAATGAAAATAGTTTTAACCATGGGCAATCATTTTAAGCATATGGCTTCCAACTTGGCAATTTAGCATTTGGACAACGGCTTCCACAACCACAAACACCAAGTTTAAAAGTTGCTCGATCCAGTGAGTCACTGCCACAACCGAAAGTGGAGCTCGGTATCCATGGCTTCCTGAAGATCCTTCAAAAGCTAGGGACGTGACCTGGCACTTTTATAATGCGCCCTTGCTCCCACAGGAATTGTTCATTCCATGTGCCCAGCCACTTCAGACACCGAAAGAAAGATCACCAACGCGTGTTGCATCTGGAACACAATAGCATCTTAATACACCATAAGATCAAAACTGTCAGGTCATCAGTATTAGTAACTAGATCAACACAAACACACAAAGAAAGAAGCTTCATCAGTGCATCCAAATCGTCAGCTATGAGCAAATCAAAGATTTTTTCCATTGTCTAAAAAGAAATGAACAAAATCAATGGTGCCATTCCTCATGGCAGGTTCTAGAGGAGGTTGCTGATGCATCACTGTCCAGCAATAAAAACCTGATGTGCATAGTGATGGTGCTTTGCCAAATTGGGCATGAGAATTCCAAAGCATCGATCAGATCATCAACTGTTGCAGTGTTCAAGCAATTTAGAATGCACTGTAGAAAGGAACGATGGAAAGGCATGTAGCCCCTGAGTGGCACTTTGCCTTCTCAACGAATTCTAGCAGTCCAACGGTGAAGTTGAGAGACTCACCGTCTTTTGAGAACCACATCAATCTTGAGTGGTTACTAAAGGATGTGCTAAATTCTAGGTGGCTGTGCATCCAATAAGGAAGAAACTAGAAAAGGCTGTAGCAGAAAAATGGCACTGAAAACGAACTGAACTTTAGATATACGGTGAATGAATATCCATAGAGTTAAAAAATGACCAAGTCTAAACTGGACCAAACAGTTGCAAGAGCTACGGCGATGTTTATAGCTTTGTTTGTTTTAATATAAGGAATGAAATGCTTTGTTACACTTCCTGAAACTGTTTCATCCTAAGATTGTGTGATCATGACAGAAAATGCAGTAAATTGCCAAACATTTTTCTACCTATTATATTACCAATTTGTAACTGGAAAGAAGTTGATTGCCTGAGCATGTGCTTAATAATTAACGAATAATTAGTGTCTTCTGATGACACATGACTGGGACCAACTGCACAAATCCCCTTTACAGGCAAGTGCTCTTGTTTTTGTTTAAAGAAATGAAGACCACTTCCTTTCTCCCAATCACCCACAAGTTCCACAGAGTGATAAACCAGGAAAGCTTGCATTAGATCTCCATTTGGTTGTGAAGCATAAAGGAGAGAACCATAAAGGGGCTAAAAAGGCTTCAACGAGTTTGTGCTCGAAGAATATGCTAAGTAGATCCTTCCCAGCGCGAGCCTACAAAAGGCCTAGCAATGCTAATCCATTACATCCTGCAGCATCACCATCTGAGGCAAGACTCACAGAAGGTCTAGCATTCCCTTGTCATGGCCTTCCTCGTCGTCTGTTGGTCTCAAATCCGTTCCATGGCGACCGTGCGTCAGAGAAGCCATGGCTGACAGAAGGTCCGCAGCCTGAAGGAACGTTGCATCTGAAAAGCCTCCGGCGCAGAGGGCAACCGAGCATCTTTGGCAGTCTCCTATGTCTCCTTGAATCGATTATAGGTAGTACGGCATCTCCGGAATTCATCTATTCATCGGAAGTTCTATGCTGTAGAGTAGTGATCAGTTGATCACCTGTTCAATCTCTTACTATGATCCTATTTCTTCCAATTGTATGTCAAGTATATATAAAAGCCTATTCAAATGAATAATTCTATGTCTCTTGTGGTGGTTGAGCTCTCGGTGAGATTTCCATGGCATTTCACTAATATCGCGGCTATCACCCACACAGGATAAACAGGAATCGCACATCTGCTTTTGTTGATTGCTCATGAATTTCGTACACATTGGATATACACCACACGAAAGCATATCCTCATATCCTTCTTCTAGTCTCAATTTCATTTTAAGACAGTCGAATTGAACATGAGAAAGCAGCAAATTAAACATCCAAATCACCAATTGCAACACAGATATGTAGTTAATTAACACATATTGCACATATCTCCATATCGATTGGTGTTTCATTTATTATCACATAATTTTTGATACTAAAGAAGCTCACAATACAACAGAAAGGGGGGGAGAGGAACTTACCCAGCGACCATCACCACCGGAGCAGCTAGGTCttactcggcggcggcggcggcggcgccttggGCTTGGAGAAGTCGGAGATGTCGCTCCTGGAGAACCACTTCTCCCAGTTCCTCCCGTCGGCGTGCCTGTACTCGACGTGCGCCAGGGTGCCCGGGTCGACgcaggcggcggtgacggcgacgccgTCGGGGTTGGACCGCGGGGTGTAGAAGGAGGTGATGCCGCAGACCCTGCAGAACGTGTGCTTCGCCGTGTGGGTGCCGAAGGTGTAGGTGGTGAGGgactcgccggcgccggcggcgagggtgaaCTTGGAGGCCGGGACGACGAAGTGGGCGTTCCCGCGCATGGCGCAGTCGGAGCAGTTGCAGATCCACACCACCACGCTCGCCGGCGCCTCCGCCCGCCACCGCACCCGCCCGCAGTGGCAGCCGCCGCTGTGCAccacgtccgccgccgccgccgcgctcatcgtcgccgtcgtcgcctcgtggaaagaggaaaagaaaaaagggaaaattcGGAGAAGAAAGAAGCGGGTGGGATTTTCTCGATGAACAACTGGTCCACGTGGGCGCGTTGACTAGAGTGAGACCAAGGCAAGCAGTGGCTGGGCTTTTTTGTGGGCCAAGATTGATATGGGCTTAATATATGGACTCGAGTTGACTGGCCCATGGGCTCACACTGATATGGGCTTACTGAGCACTGGGCCTACGGCCCACAAAAGCCCATGAGGCAGCCCAACCAGCTCgcgacctcgtcggcggcggagagagcAAGCGGCCTTCGtgcgggtggcggtggcggcggcgcggcgaggaaggcggcggagaggcaacTGAGGCGTGGTTGAGGGATTCTGGCGTGGAGCAGCGCCGGGGGAGAGGgtagaagcggcggcggcgccatggacATCGAGTGCCTTGTGCTAGGTACCCTTCGTCGTCCtccactcctctctctccctctccgctTCTCGCACGGATTTGATTGATTGATGGGAATGATGCGTGGAttgatggcgatggcgatggcgcagGGGCGGGGTAGGAGGTAGGGAAGAGCTGTGTGGTGGTCACCTTCGGCGGTGAGAAGCGCGTCATGTTCGACTGCGGCATGCACATGGGCCACCACGACAACCGCCGCTACCCGGACTTCGACCGCAGTGGCACCCGCCGCTGTGCAccacgtcctccgccgccgcgctcatcgtcgccgtcgtcgcctcgtggaaagagcaaaaaaaaattgggaaaattcggaggaggaagaagagggtgggATTTTCTCGATGAACAATTGGTCCACGTGGGCGAGTTGACTAGGCTCCATTCGTTTCCACTTAAAAAAAGTGGATTAAGTTTTGGatattcgtggcacgctttttaaaccgttaaacgatgtgttttgtgcaagaattttctatatgaaagttgttctaaaatatcagattaatccatttttcaagtttgcaataattaaaactcaattaatcttACGTTATTatcatctcgttttacgtgaaacacttaattttcACATTCATCTTTATATTCATCATTGAATCCCCTGAAGATAAAAATGaatattaagtttttttttatgtaaaatgatgtggtattaacgtataTTCGATTGagctttaattattacaaatttgaaaaataaattaatatgatattttagagcaacttttatatataaagttttttcgcacgaaacgagccgtttatcagtttgaaagcgtgccacgaaaatcttagggcctgttcactttatgccaaaaaaaaccttactaaattttagtaataccaaaattttggcaacaacttgctaaaattttagtaggatttcttatataattactaaaatttgacaacaaactaaatgtagccacttttttagtaactttactaaaatttggtaaggttaaaaatggcttcaaagtgaacatgccgttaatcttcatccaactcttgtcggagaaaagaacgggactaGAGTGAGACCAAAGTAAGCAGCGGCTGGGCTTTTTGGTGGGCCAAGATTGATATGGGCTTAATATGCAGATAAAGCGTTTGACTGGGCTCTGACAAGCAGGGCCCATGGGCTCACACTGATATGGGCTTACTGAGAACTGGGCCGAGGCCCACAAAAGCCCAACTCTTCTAGCCGGCAAGCCCAACCAGCCGCAcgccctcctcggcggcgcggcgaggaaggcggcggagaggcaacGGAGGCGTGGTTGAGGGATTCCGGCGTGGAGCGGCGCCGGGAGAggggagaagcggcggcggcggcggcggcggcatggccatCGAGTGCCTCGTGCTAGGTACCCTTCGTCCTCCTCGAGTTCCTCTTCTCGCACGGGTTGATTGATGGGAACCACGCGTGGATTGATGGCGATGGCGCAGGGGCGGGGCAGGAGGTGGGGAAGAGCTGCGTGGTGGTCACCTTCGGCGGCGGGAAGCGCGTCATGTTCGACTGCGGCATGCACATGGGCCACCGCGACAGCCGCCGCTACCCGGACTTcgaccgcctcctcgccgacggcgccgccgactacaccgccgccatctcctgCGTCGTCATCACCCACTTGTGCGTCTGCCAAAAATCGAATTGAATTGAATCGAATTTGATCTGTAGCAGCATATCCAGTTTGCTTGCACGGTTAATAGCTTTGTGAAGTTTGTGCGTTGCAGCCATTTGGATCATATCGGAGCACTGCCGTACTTCACCGAGGTCTGCGGTTACCACGGTCCAGTTTACATGACGGTGAGTTGTAACCACTAACCAGTTCATGTTTATTTGTTCAGTATTATGATTGCGCAGCTTTGGTGTATCCGTTCCAGGTAGAATGgggtttcattaaaaaaaaaggggctATAGTGAGGTTGAATTTCAAATTAACTTGTCATAGGTTGGATTTTTATTCATCTTAGCTATCAAATACTAATATCCATTGAGCTTGTGAGTTGTGGCTGTCACTGCAGTACTTAATAGTGGTCATGGTCCTGCGTAAATATGTTTGATGGTCTAGGGGTTCAGTGAACTTGTTGATCTTATTGAGATGATCTTGTCAAAGTATATAATACGCAAAAGGAGATGTGCTGTGAACTGATATTGTCCATCGGTAGCATGTGAAAGCTTGATTTCTCTTGCTGAGTGATTGATCTTCATCTCATAACTTAAATCGTTGTACCTCAAGCAGTACCCGACAAAGGCTTTAGCTCCATTGATGCTGGAAGACTATCGGAAAGTAATGGTAGATcatagaggagaggaagagcaaTATAGCTATGAAGACATCCTACGCTGTATGAGGAAAGGTAAATGTTCTGTGTTCACTTTTCACATATCTTTTACTAGTCTACTTAGATATTGTGCTGGCACACAGGTATGCATGTACGATAGTTCTCATTTGGTTATTTCATTGGACATTTCAGTTATACCATTGGACCTGAAGCAGACCATTCAAGTAGATAAGGACCTTTCGATCCGTGCCTATTATGCTGGACATGTATGTGCTGTATACTTTTCTGTCCCATATTAACTGCagtgttattttttaaattcttgGAAAATTAATATTAATGTTGTTCTGTACTTTCTTAATTAGTCATCATTCTTCCACATGCAAGGTTCTAGGGGCTGCAATGATATATGCAAAAGTTGGAGATGCTGCTATTGTGTACACTGGAGATTACAATATGACACCAGATAGGCACCTTGGAGCAGCGCAAATTGATCGTCTGAAGTTAGATCTGTTGATAACAGAGTATGCTACAAATTCAAATTATAGTTATGCTCTTGTGCATCATGTTTTCCTTTTGAAATGTTGACCCAGTGATGTAGTTGTAGACTTGTAGTGAATCATTGCCACTCAGGATTAGGTTCTTTGGTATGTTTTAGCAGTAATTTTGCTGTCTTGTTTCTTATAGCTCTTTTATCTTTTGTGTGCGCTTGCGCGCGTGCTTGTGTGTCCATTAACTATCTTTATGATATCAGGTTTTCCACACAGCTACGTACCAGTAAACCAGTATCCGGTTTCTGTTGTTAACCTCTGCTTTGACCTGTATGTAGTTGGAAATCTCCTTTGTAGTTAATGATTAGGTAGGTGTattttgctaaatttttcttgTGATGTTTCGTTTTAATATAATCCATATTTGGTTTTTATGGAATTATGGTCTACCTTGTTCTGTACTGTTGTCTTAATGTTTTACCAATACGGAATTTGAGGTGCAGTTCTTTGGTGTATCTGTTTTATGTTCAATGTGTAAGTATTAAACTGAAGTTTTATCTGCAGATCAACATATGCTAAAACTGTGCGTGACTCGAAGCATGCCCGAGAGAGGGAGTTCTTAAAAGCAGTATGAAACCTGAACCTTCACACTACCAATTTTATTGGGgctttttttatttggtttctTTTGTAACACTTATGCAATCCCCTTGGTGATGCAAGATATGTGTTACATTTATCGATGCTGATGGTTGGGCTTGTAGCATTGTGCAAACTTAAGTAGTTTTGTACATTTCTATGGCATGAATACCTCCAGGGAGTTCATGCTCACAAAATACTAAGTACAACTTGTTATTAGCCAAGAGTTTATCCCTTTTTCAAGTTCTGATACTTGAATCATGTTGATTGTGTTGACACATTGAATCTTTATAATCTTTACTTGCAAATTTCTACTTAGTAAATTCATCACTTTAATGAGAGCGTATTTTATCTAGGTCCATAAGTGTGTTTCTGGAGGTGGTAAAGTTCTAATTCCAGCATTTGCTCTTGGAAGAGCACAGGTACTCACCACTCCTCTCTTAATTATATGTGATGATGCATTTAATTTAATGGTTAAGAGTAGGATCCTTTTGGAAAAATGTCCTTTGGAGTATGCTGTTTGAAACTTCCATAATCAGAAGTGATACACTGCTGTAATGTGGAAAACAAATTAAGATTGCCTTGAAACTCCGAAAGGGGCAAAATATAGATGTAGCTATGAACAGAGTGGCATTTTATTGAACGCAATCTCCATAGTGATATTTTATCAAAGCCTACTTTGTGGAGTGGCATATTACCAATTTTCTCCTCTAATGTGTGTCAGGAGCTATGCATACTACTGGATGACTATTGGGAAAGGATGAACCTGAAGATTCCTATTTATTTCTCAGCTGGTATGTGTCTTTGTCCAACTTTAACTTGCTTTCATGTATTTGTCCACTTTATTTATTGTTGTATTTGTTTGATAGGTTTAACCATTCAAGCCAACATGTACTACAAAATGCTTATTGGATGGACTAGCCAAAAGATCAAGAACAGCTACACAGTTCATAACCCATTTGACTTCAAGCATGGTATGTCCTTGAATAAACATTTCATTTGAATCATATGTCGAATTTCGTAGAGTGTATCTGTTTAGGGAAAACTTATAAACCTGCagtatgttttccttttatttgtATATAAGAAACTATGTGGCATGCATTCATGATGCACCTTCTTTAATGAGTGTTGATAATACTGATATTGAAGATATATGCCATTGGCTCCtacattgtactccctccgtcccagaatataagaagttttaaagttggacatggttattaaaaaagtaggtaAAAGTGAATGgtagagggttgtgattggatgagtagtagaggtaggtgggaaatgtgaatggtggagggttgtgattggttgggaagagattgttgatggagaagttgttatattttgggacaaatcctgatggctaaaaattgttatattttgggacggagggagtatctcttAAATTAGAGTTCTAATGCACATCATTTATGTTTCTGACTTTCTGTTATGTACAGACAGtactgaatattttttttcctcacgtTGCAGTTTGCCACTTTGAGCGTTCTTTCATTAACAATCCTGGTCCATGTGTGCTTTTTGCAACACCTGGTATGATTAGTGGTGGATTTTC is from Oryza sativa Japonica Group chromosome 9, ASM3414082v1 and encodes:
- the LOC4346983 gene encoding uncharacterized protein — translated: MSAAAAADVVHSGGCHCGRVRWRAEAPASVVVWICNCSDCAMRGNAHFVVPASKFTLAAGAGESLTTYTFGTHTAKHTFCRVCGITSFYTPRSNPDGVAVTAACVDPGTLAHVEYRHADGRNWEKWFSRSDISDFSKPKAPPPPPPSKT
- the LOC4346985 gene encoding cleavage and polyadenylation specificity factor subunit 3-II; amino-acid sequence: MAIECLVLGAGQEVGKSCVVVTFGGGKRVMFDCGMHMGHRDSRRYPDFDRLLADGAADYTAAISCVVITHFHLDHIGALPYFTEVCGYHGPVYMTYPTKALAPLMLEDYRKVMVDHRGEEEQYSYEDILRCMRKVIPLDLKQTIQVDKDLSIRAYYAGHVLGAAMIYAKVGDAAIVYTGDYNMTPDRHLGAAQIDRLKLDLLITESTYAKTVRDSKHAREREFLKAVHKCVSGGGKVLIPAFALGRAQELCILLDDYWERMNLKIPIYFSAGLTIQANMYYKMLIGWTSQKIKNSYTVHNPFDFKHVCHFERSFINNPGPCVLFATPGMISGGFSLEVFKKWAPSEKNLVTLPGYCVAGTIGHKLMSGKPTRIDIDKDTHIDVRCQIHQLSFSPHTDSKGIMDLTEFLSPSHVILVHGEKPQMAFLKERIESELGMQCCYPANNETVSIPTSQNLKINATEKFIVSFCMDETENDPQKQNLNFGGDMPQGCRTEGVAEGVLLMEKSKTPKILREDELLHSLGMETHFVHFEPLHPSSIEVKHTGESAVQQSSLEHLDCE